The sequence GGAGCGCTAAAGCGCAACTACGAACCTGTCGTTCACGCTCCCTGGGCAGTTATTCCACACTCTCATCGAACCGGGGAGGGTGGTTGGCGTGTCCCGGTCCATTCAGTATGCCGCGCAGGGACACGCTGACCCCGCCCGGTACGGCAAGATTCGGACAGGCTGACCCCGACCAGCACGTCGGGGCGCCAGTAGGCAGAGCCTGTACTACGAACCAATCACAGTTCGTAGTTGCCAAAGGCCGCTACAGCGCTCCCCTCCTGGTTGGCGGTGCAGGCTCAAACCGGGGCCGCACCGGCCGGGCAACCGTAGGGGCGGTTCGCCAAGCGCCTCAACAACTCGTTCATGCGCCGCTGTTCCGCACTCTCACTCACCGGCTTTCCGGTAGTGCCGACCCGTGCAGGCACTTGGCGGATGGCGTCCGCGCCGCTATGATGCGGACATGCTGAGACAGGATGGTGCCCGATGGAGATTGAAGCCAAGTTCGTGCTACCCGACCGCAAGGTGCTGGGCCACCTGGCCGCTGCCGGAGAGCTGGCCGGCTATGTCCTCGGCGAGGCCAGAGAGCAGCGCTACCACGACCAGTTTCTGGATACGGTGGACCGCAGACTGCTGGCCGCTGGCTGGTACCTGCGTCTGCGCACTGCCGACGCGTCGCGCTCGCTCACCCTCAAAGGTCGCACCTCCCTCGAAGGGGCAGTGCACCGCCGCCAGGAGTGGAAGGTCCGCCTGCCGGAAGGCCGCGACCCGGCCCAGCCCCCGCCCGGTGAGCTGCAGGACCGTCTGACCGAACTCACCGGCGGTGAGCCGTTGACCTGTCTCGTCGCGCTGTGGCAGGTGCGCCTTTTCCGCACCCTTACCAGGGATGGCCGCATCGTGGCTGAGCTGTCGCTGGACCGGGTCTGCTACCGCCGCGACCGGGCCGCGACCGAGGACCTGGAGCTGGAAGTCGAGCTCTCCAAGGACGGAACGATGGCGGATCTCGACCGGCTGGTGCGCTGCCTGAGGGACGAGTGGCACCTTGTGCCGCAGACGAAAAGCAAG comes from Chloroflexi bacterium ADurb.Bin180 and encodes:
- a CDS encoding CYTH domain protein, whose protein sequence is MEIEAKFVLPDRKVLGHLAAAGELAGYVLGEAREQRYHDQFLDTVDRRLLAAGWYLRLRTADASRSLTLKGRTSLEGAVHRRQEWKVRLPEGRDPAQPPPGELQDRLTELTGGEPLTCLVALWQVRLFRTLTRDGRIVAELSLDRVCYRRDRAATEDLELEVELSKDGTMADLDRLVRCLRDEWHLVPQTKSKFERAMALTGTRAKKRARPAGVSGRAQ